In one Fusarium falciforme chromosome 5, complete sequence genomic region, the following are encoded:
- a CDS encoding Zn(2)-C6 fungal-type domain-containing protein — protein MRSSLSCDHCRKAKIKCVNEGTAPCQKCLKLGNSGCELSRPQARSAKKIAARAQRATPELTPRADHVSTVASTPDVTRQDPIRPPRPSPSLSRRTVSSWGQEPVDEHLARLPIGVVLKALNIFTAKFPELRILQPSAFVKEYQSGRSRESKVLLATILAITRKQSSICSGEWLHRLRSSDCYASYAWSVLSNLILLPPNVQVVQALLILTLYEWGVREFHKAWMHCGMAIRIMQSLHSSRISPHALDISQNNDMDELAVVVETRTYWACFIMDCTINSGTYNPRMLPMPEMQKLKVPRPPNFFDFAFGSDGASLSQNLTANHSDPSGNLDLAQSFETIVLGFDIYAQAMAFVFNNGRCAPGMCAPENCPWVPGSLWSNCRNRLEEWRGSQHHRLHYPRHSVAVHMTLGHGESFIYLNMLYYLSTIMLHREYFPFLPTAESTPQGPIHPPLLEAEAPPGWWEDSAKELYGAAEQIACLLQEASECGIPLMTPFSGFCAFTACFLNLYIFRFPKMNLGRSPRAEQLMNWGLEYLEEFQNAWELAGGWIKTIQNSSLLYKSATEDSGRFRGRSRADFETLHQSIHEYRIVDRSDLHLQQIRRADRNSSRENENDERVGREQAQVPIGMNPAGNPAFLDPFPNWWSMLQEVEFAEISSMMN, from the exons ATGCGCTCCAGTCTATCATGCGACCATTGCCG aaaggccaagatcaagtgtGTCAATGAGGGGACTGCGCCTTGTCAGAAGTGTCTGAAGCTGGGGAACTCGGGGTGCGAGCTTTCTCGGCCGCAGGCTAGATCGGCAAAGAAGATTGCTGCGAGAGCTCAGAGGGCGACACCGGAGCTTACTCCGAGAGCGGATCATGTTTCGACGGTTGCGAGTACGCCCGATGTTACGCGACAGGATCCCATTAGACCGCCTAGGCCGAGTCCttccttgtcgaggaggacggTCTCGAGCTGGGGACAGGAACCCGTTGATGAGCATCTCGCGAGATTACCGATAGGTGTCGTTCTGAAGGCTCTGAACATTTTCACGGCCAAATTCCCCGAGCTGAGGATACTACAACCATCAGCATTCGTCAAAGAGTATCAGTCTGGTCGGTCAAGAGAAAGCAAGGTACTTCTGGCGACTATCCTTGCCATAACGAGGAAGCAATCATCGATATGCAGTGGGGAATGGCTTCATCGGTTACGCAGTAGTGACTGCTACGCGTCGTACGCCTGGAGCGTCCTGTCGAATCTCATTCTCCTACCGCCGAATGTTCAGGTCGTTCAGGCGCTCCTCATCTTGACCCTCTACGAGTGGGGTGTACGAGAGTTTCATAAAGCATGGATGCACTGTG GCATGGCTATCCGCATCATGCAGTCCCTCCACAGCTCCCGCATCTCTCCCCACGCCCTGGACATCTCACAGAACAACGACATGGACGAGCTCGCCGTGGTAGTCGAGACTCGGACATACTGGGCTTGCTTCATCATGGACTGCACCATCAACTCTGGGACCTACAATCCGCGCATGCTCCCCATGCCCGAGatgcagaagctcaaggtccCTCGACCGCCAAACTTTTTCGACTTTGCTTTTGGATCTGACGGGGCGTCGCTGAGTCAAAACTTGACGGCTAATCATTCTGATCCGTCTGGTAACCTCGATCTCGCGCAGAGCTTTGAGACGATTGTTCTTGGGTTTGATATTTATGCTCAAGCCATGGCGTTTGTCTTTAATAACGGTCGGTGTGCTCCTGGAATGTGTGCACCGGAGAATTGCCCCTGGGTGCCGGGCTCGCTCTGGTCCAACTGCAGAAACCGACTCGAAGAGTGGAGGGGGAGCCAGCACCACAGGTTGCATTACCCAAGACACAGCGTTGCAGTTCACATGACTCTAGGGCATGGAGAGTCTTTCATATACCTGAATATGCTTTACTATCTAAG TACCATCATGCTTCACCGCGAGTACTTCCCCTTCCTACCAACCGCCGAATCCACACCCCAAGGCCCCATacaccctcctcttcttgagGCAGAAGCCCCGCCAGGATGGTGGGAGGACAGCGCCAAAGAACTGTACGGGGCAGCCGAGCAGATTGCTTGCCTACTGCAAGAGGCGTCCGAATGCGGCATACCTCTGATGACGCCCTTTTCCGGCTTCTGCGCCTTTACCGCGTGCTTTCTCAACTTGTACATCTTTAGGTTCCCAAAGATGAATCTTGGTAGAAGTCCGAGGGCGGAGCAGTTGATGAATTGGGGGTTGGAATACTTGGAGGAGTTTCAGAATGCTTGGGAGTTGGCCGGTGGTTGG ATTAAAACAATCCAAAACTCTTCACTCTTGTATAAGAGCGCCACCGAGGATAGCGGAAGGTTTCGGGGAAGATCGAGAGCCGACTTTGAGACTCTACACCAATCCATCCACGAGTACCGCATCGTTGATCGATCTGACTTGCATTTACAGCAAATTCGTCGTGCTGATAGGAATTCTTCGAGAGAGAACGAAAATGACGAGAGAGTAGGGAGAGAACAAGCTCAAGTTCCCATAGGCATGAATCCGGCGGGCAACCCGGCATTCTTGGACCCTTTTCCGAATTGGTGGTCAATGTTGCAGGAGGTGGAATTCGCCGAGATTAGCAGCATGATGAATTGA
- a CDS encoding PKS-ER domain-containing protein, whose amino-acid sequence MSPPARMDALVVKTSNDTPRLIKESLPTPKPGDHQVLVKVSHVAQNPTDVQSFDSNAFGDGAVLGCDFVGVVEETGTNVTGIAKGTVVAGLIWGGETKGLGGYSEYTLADSRICFPVPPGLAPAEAATLPLASTTALLSLFSEDCLAIDASAAENTAVLIWGGSSSVGLYAIQIARLYGLEVITTCSQKHHGLVKSYGVKHVFDYRDPQVVDKIRGAAPQLRYVFDTIGSETSSGTASRAISHPNGVLCTVRPGKANTQDVSKDTKVTDVLVWTAFLKEHRYGTFYWPPNKADHNLASEWFQKLPDLLSSGEIKPNTPKICGKGLNGVSEGFQEYRDGSISNYKIVYKL is encoded by the exons ATGTCTCCCCCTGCCCGAATGGACGCTTTGGTTGTCAAGACCTCCAACGACACTCCGAGACTGATCAAAGAGTCACTTCCTACGCCCAAGCCTGGAGACCACCAAGTTCTAGTCAAGGTATCTCATGTAGCCCAAAACCCGACCGATG TCCAGTCCTTTGACAGCAATGCTTTTGGCGACGGTGCTGTTCTCGGATGCGACTTTGTCGGCGTCGTTGAGGAAACAGGGACCAACGTGACCGGTATCGCCAAAGGGACCGTCGTTGCTGGTCTGATCTGGGGAG GCGAAACTAAGGGGCTTGGAGGTTACAGCGAGTATACTCTTGCAGACTCGCGGATTTGCTTCCCGGTTCCTCCAGGTCTGGCCCCAGCAGAGGCTGCCACACTGCCTCTTGCATCGACCACAGCCTTGCTCAGTTTGTTCTCTGAGGACTGTCTAGCCATCGATGCCAGTGCCGCCGAAAATACCGCGGTTCTCATTTGGGGTGGTAGCT CAAGTGTCGGCCTCTACGCTATCCAAATCGCTAGGCTGTATGGGTTAGAAGTCATCACGACTTGCAGCCAGAAACATCACGGTCTCGTCAAGTCTTATGGAGTGAAACATGTCTTTGACTACCGGGATCCGCAAGTAGTCGATAAGATTCGAGGGGCAGCCCCTCAGCTCCGCTACGTGTTTGATACCATTGGGAGTGAGACTTCTTCCGGAACGGCTTCTCGAGCCATCAGTCACCCCAATGGCGTCCTGTGCACAGTCCGCCCTGGCAAGGCAAATACACAAGATGTGTCCAAGGACACCAAGGTAACAGACGTTCTCGTCTGGACAGCCTTCCTGAAGGAACACCGTTACGGAACCTTTTACTGGCCC CCCAACAAGGCAGACCACAACTTGGCTTCTGAGTGGTTTCAGAAGTTACCGGATCTCCTATCATCGGGCGAGATCAAGCCCAACACACCCAAGATTTGTGGAAAGGGCCTAAACGGTGTGTCGGAGGGATTTCAGGAGTATCGTGATGGCAGCATCTCCAACTACAAGATTGTCTACAAACTCTAG
- a CDS encoding DCTP pyrophosphatase 1 — MVNKEVHDALAAFVAERDWAQFHTPENLAKSVSIEAAELLECYQWNAEADPKRVREELADVLTYCLLLADRIGVDPAQIVLEKLEVTKKKYPVDKAKGSSKKYDQLEDRSA; from the coding sequence ATGGTTAACAAGGAAGTCCACGACGCACTCGCGGCCTTTGTCGCCGAGCGAGACTGGGCACAGTTCCATACGCCCGAGAACCTCGCCAAGAGCGTCTCTATCGAAGCAGCCGAACTCCTCGAGTGCTACCAATGGAACGCCGAAGCTGACCCCAAGCGCGTCCGCGAAGAGCTCGCCGACGTCCTGACCTACtgtctcctcctcgccgaccGGATCGGGGTGGACCCGGCGCAAATCGTGTTGGAGAAGCTCGAAGTGACGAAAAAGAAGTACCCTGTTGACAAAGCCAAAGGCAGCAGCAAGAAGTATGACCAACTTGAGGATCGCTCGGCTTGA